A stretch of the Calditerrivibrio sp. genome encodes the following:
- the nadD gene encoding nicotinate-nucleotide adenylyltransferase has product MKKIALFGGTFNPVHKGHINLATEVQKIFNFDKFLFIPAKLPPHKNYPIASPSDRIRMLQLATEDLDQNIFDISDIEVKRDKKSYTYLTLLDFNKIYKPNELFFVVGTDIFSTIETWQNWQELFKLSNFVVVNRPEHPIESMLLKIPPKLLKYVINIEDFQFGMSEKIILTKIKEIPISSTDIREMIKDNKMLDYLPDKVYNYIIEKKLYQEEEC; this is encoded by the coding sequence ATAGCTCTATTTGGAGGCACATTCAATCCTGTTCATAAAGGGCATATAAACTTAGCAACAGAAGTTCAAAAAATATTTAACTTCGATAAATTTCTTTTTATCCCTGCCAAGCTACCACCCCACAAAAATTATCCGATAGCATCACCATCGGATAGGATAAGAATGCTACAACTTGCCACTGAGGATTTGGATCAAAACATTTTTGATATATCAGACATAGAGGTTAAAAGGGACAAAAAATCTTACACTTATCTTACTCTACTCGATTTCAACAAAATATACAAACCAAATGAGCTTTTTTTTGTTGTAGGTACTGATATCTTTTCAACAATAGAGACATGGCAAAACTGGCAGGAGCTCTTTAAACTATCCAACTTTGTAGTTGTAAACCGACCCGAACATCCAATAGAATCAATGCTTTTAAAAATACCCCCAAAACTACTTAAATATGTGATCAACATAGAAGATTTCCAGTTTGGTATGTCTGAAAAAATAATATTGACAAAAATAAAAGAAATCCCCATATCAAGCACAGATATCAGGGAGATGATAAAAGATAACAAGATGTTAGATTACTTACCCGATAAAGTTTACAACTACATTATAGAAAAAAAGCTCTACCAGGAGGAAGAATGTTAG